The Eleginops maclovinus isolate JMC-PN-2008 ecotype Puerto Natales chromosome 3, JC_Emac_rtc_rv5, whole genome shotgun sequence genome includes a region encoding these proteins:
- the psmc4 gene encoding 26S proteasome regulatory subunit 6B isoform X3: MPAILTSRPQTGLSFLAPEPEDLEDLYSRYKKLQQELEFLEVQEEYIKDEQKNLKKEFLHAQEEVKRIQSIPLVIGQFLEAVDQNTAIVGSTTGSNYYVRILSTIDRELLKPNASVALHKHSNALVDVLPPEADSSIMMLTSDQKPDVMYADIGGMDIQKQEVREAVELPLTHFELYKQIGIDPPRGVLMYGPPGCGKTMLAKAVAHHTTAAFIRVVGSEFVQKYLGEGPRMVRDVFRLAKENAPAIIFIDEIDAIATKRFDAQTGADREVQRILLELLNQMDGFDQNVNVKVIMATNRADTLDPALLRPGRLDRKIEFPLPDRRQKRLVFSTITSKMNLSEEVDLEDYVARPDKISGADINSICQEAGMLAVRENRYIVLAKDFEKAYKTVIKKDEQEHEFYK, translated from the exons ATGCCTGCAATCCTGACTTCCAGACCCCAGACAGGCCTGTCCTTCCTGGCACCTGAACCAGAGGACCTTGAGGACCTTTACAGCAGATACAAG aagctgcagcaggagctggagTTCCTGGAGGTGCAGGAGGAATACATTAAAGATGAACAGAAGAACCTTAAGAAAGAATTCCTCCATGCCcaggaggaggtgaagaggatACAAAGCATCCCGCTTGTTATTGGCCAGTTCCTGGAAGCTGTTGACCAGAACACAGCCATTGTTGGGTCCACTACAG GGTCCAACTACTATGTGCGCATCCTGAGCACCAtagacagagagctgctgaaGCCCAACGCCTCAGTGGCTTTACACAAGCACAGCAACGCTCTGGTGGATGTGCTCCCCCCCGAAGCTGATAGCAGCATCATGATGCTGACGTCGG ACCAAAAGCCAGATGTGATGTATGCTGACATTGGTGGTATGGACATTCAGAAGCAGGAAGTTCGAGAAGCTGTAGAGTTGCCACTCACACACTTTGAGCTCTACAAACAG ATTGGCATTGACCCACCCAGGGGTGTGCTTATGTACGGACCTCCGGGATGTGGTAAGACCATGTTGGCCAAGGCTGTGGCTCACCACACTACAG CTGCTTTCATCCGTGTTGTGGGCTCTGAGTTTGTTCAGAAGTATTTGGGTGAAGGCCCTCGTATGGTGCGTGATGTCTTCCGGCTGGCGAAGGAAAATGCACCTGCCATCATCTTTATTGATGAGATTGATGCCATCGCCACTAAGCGTTTTGATGCACAGACTGGAG CTGACAGGGAGGTGCAGCGAATCCTTCTTGAGCTGCTGAATCAGATGGACGGCTTTGACCAGAACGTCAATGTCAAG GTGATCATGGCCACCAACAGAGCCGACACGCTGGACCCGGCTCTGCTACGTCCTGGTCGTCTGGACAGAAAGATTGAGTTCCCCCTGCCCGACCGCAGGCAGAAACGTCTCGTTTTCTCCACCATCACCAGCAAAATGAATCTCTCTGAGGAGGTTGACCTGGAGGACT ATGTGGCAAGACCAGACAAGATCTCTGGAGCCGACATCAACTCCATCTGCCAGGAG GCTGGCATGTTGGCGGTCCGTGAGAACAGGTATATCGTCCTGGCCAAAGACTTTGAAAAGGCTTACAAAACCGTCATCAAAAAGGACGAGCAGGAGCACGAGTTCTACAagtag
- the LOC134862139 gene encoding uncharacterized protein LOC134862139 yields MHHTFKVTKWGWTQWLFLYFMVSGTYSLITVYQPPVLPAALGYDIIMPCELRLTHDERMDTIPVLYWMYLTEDGTDEIVVWSQVENYSGRTECLNNNQNSSNKSILFKNVQWADSGRYLCKLSIIKRNKSFRNKGNKTLLMVYDTIIFNPTSHNDSLLHCRVNVTRSKGFALSIVQDGIKLQPVGFAPDDADAALPFISLYETVPLRRKGEYECQLHLNKDLVTKSIFDYQPPEPNVMLPPEPWFLYAGLLLVPFTILLALVTALLVYRC; encoded by the exons ATGCATCACACCTTCAAAGTGACAAAGTGGGGATGGACACAATGGCTCTTTCTCTACTTTATGGTCTCAG GTACTTACTCTCTGATCACAGTTTACCAGCCTCCTGTGCTCCCCGCTGCTCTGGGTTATGACATTATAATGCCGTGCGAACTCAGGCTTACTCACGATGAGAGAATGGACACTATACCAGTTCTCTATTGGATGTACTTAACAGAGGACGGCACTGATGAGATCGTAGTGTGGAGCCAAGTTGAGAATTATTCAGGACGTACTGAGTGTCTGAACAATAATCAAAACTCTTCAAACAAGTCCATACTCTTCAAGAATGTCCAGTGGGCCGACAGCGGGAGGTACCTGTGCAAACTCTCCAtcataaagagaaataaaagttTCAGgaacaaaggaaacaaaacattacTGATGGTTTATG ACACCATAATCTTCAACCCCACCAGTCACAATGACTCTCTGCTCCATTGTAGAGTAAACGTGACACGGAGTAAGGGATTTGCTTTGTCCATTGTTCAAGATGGGATCAAACTCCAACCTGTTGGCTTTGCTCCGGATGATGCTGATGCAGCTCTGCCCTTCATCAGCCTCTATGAGACTGTCCCTCTGAGGCGTAAAGGAGAGTACGAGTGTCAGTTACACCTGAACAAAGACCTGGTAACGAAAAGCATCTTCGACTACCAACCGCCTG AGCCAAATGTGATGCTGCCTCCAGAGCCGTGGTTCCTGTATGCGGGTCTCCTCCTGGTGCCCTTTACAATCCTGCTGGCACTCGTAACTGCCCTGCTGGTGTACAGATGCTAA
- the psmc4 gene encoding 26S proteasome regulatory subunit 6B isoform X1, whose protein sequence is MEDIVAVEKSPDEMPAILTSRPQTGLSFLAPEPEDLEDLYSRYKKLQQELEFLEVQEEYIKDEQKNLKKEFLHAQEEVKRIQSIPLVIGQFLEAVDQNTAIVGSTTGSNYYVRILSTIDRELLKPNASVALHKHSNALVDVLPPEADSSIMMLTSDQKPDVMYADIGGMDIQKQEVREAVELPLTHFELYKQIGIDPPRGVLMYGPPGCGKTMLAKAVAHHTTAAFIRVVGSEFVQKYLGEGPRMVRDVFRLAKENAPAIIFIDEIDAIATKRFDAQTGADREVQRILLELLNQMDGFDQNVNVKVIMATNRADTLDPALLRPGRLDRKIEFPLPDRRQKRLVFSTITSKMNLSEEVDLEDYVARPDKISGADINSICQEAGMLAVRENRYIVLAKDFEKAYKTVIKKDEQEHEFYK, encoded by the exons ATGGAGGACATCGTAGCCGTAGAAAAGAGCCCG GACGAGATGCCTGCAATCCTGACTTCCAGACCCCAGACAGGCCTGTCCTTCCTGGCACCTGAACCAGAGGACCTTGAGGACCTTTACAGCAGATACAAG aagctgcagcaggagctggagTTCCTGGAGGTGCAGGAGGAATACATTAAAGATGAACAGAAGAACCTTAAGAAAGAATTCCTCCATGCCcaggaggaggtgaagaggatACAAAGCATCCCGCTTGTTATTGGCCAGTTCCTGGAAGCTGTTGACCAGAACACAGCCATTGTTGGGTCCACTACAG GGTCCAACTACTATGTGCGCATCCTGAGCACCAtagacagagagctgctgaaGCCCAACGCCTCAGTGGCTTTACACAAGCACAGCAACGCTCTGGTGGATGTGCTCCCCCCCGAAGCTGATAGCAGCATCATGATGCTGACGTCGG ACCAAAAGCCAGATGTGATGTATGCTGACATTGGTGGTATGGACATTCAGAAGCAGGAAGTTCGAGAAGCTGTAGAGTTGCCACTCACACACTTTGAGCTCTACAAACAG ATTGGCATTGACCCACCCAGGGGTGTGCTTATGTACGGACCTCCGGGATGTGGTAAGACCATGTTGGCCAAGGCTGTGGCTCACCACACTACAG CTGCTTTCATCCGTGTTGTGGGCTCTGAGTTTGTTCAGAAGTATTTGGGTGAAGGCCCTCGTATGGTGCGTGATGTCTTCCGGCTGGCGAAGGAAAATGCACCTGCCATCATCTTTATTGATGAGATTGATGCCATCGCCACTAAGCGTTTTGATGCACAGACTGGAG CTGACAGGGAGGTGCAGCGAATCCTTCTTGAGCTGCTGAATCAGATGGACGGCTTTGACCAGAACGTCAATGTCAAG GTGATCATGGCCACCAACAGAGCCGACACGCTGGACCCGGCTCTGCTACGTCCTGGTCGTCTGGACAGAAAGATTGAGTTCCCCCTGCCCGACCGCAGGCAGAAACGTCTCGTTTTCTCCACCATCACCAGCAAAATGAATCTCTCTGAGGAGGTTGACCTGGAGGACT ATGTGGCAAGACCAGACAAGATCTCTGGAGCCGACATCAACTCCATCTGCCAGGAG GCTGGCATGTTGGCGGTCCGTGAGAACAGGTATATCGTCCTGGCCAAAGACTTTGAAAAGGCTTACAAAACCGTCATCAAAAAGGACGAGCAGGAGCACGAGTTCTACAagtag
- the psmc4 gene encoding 26S proteasome regulatory subunit 6B isoform X2 → MDEMPAILTSRPQTGLSFLAPEPEDLEDLYSRYKKLQQELEFLEVQEEYIKDEQKNLKKEFLHAQEEVKRIQSIPLVIGQFLEAVDQNTAIVGSTTGSNYYVRILSTIDRELLKPNASVALHKHSNALVDVLPPEADSSIMMLTSDQKPDVMYADIGGMDIQKQEVREAVELPLTHFELYKQIGIDPPRGVLMYGPPGCGKTMLAKAVAHHTTAAFIRVVGSEFVQKYLGEGPRMVRDVFRLAKENAPAIIFIDEIDAIATKRFDAQTGADREVQRILLELLNQMDGFDQNVNVKVIMATNRADTLDPALLRPGRLDRKIEFPLPDRRQKRLVFSTITSKMNLSEEVDLEDYVARPDKISGADINSICQEAGMLAVRENRYIVLAKDFEKAYKTVIKKDEQEHEFYK, encoded by the exons ATG GACGAGATGCCTGCAATCCTGACTTCCAGACCCCAGACAGGCCTGTCCTTCCTGGCACCTGAACCAGAGGACCTTGAGGACCTTTACAGCAGATACAAG aagctgcagcaggagctggagTTCCTGGAGGTGCAGGAGGAATACATTAAAGATGAACAGAAGAACCTTAAGAAAGAATTCCTCCATGCCcaggaggaggtgaagaggatACAAAGCATCCCGCTTGTTATTGGCCAGTTCCTGGAAGCTGTTGACCAGAACACAGCCATTGTTGGGTCCACTACAG GGTCCAACTACTATGTGCGCATCCTGAGCACCAtagacagagagctgctgaaGCCCAACGCCTCAGTGGCTTTACACAAGCACAGCAACGCTCTGGTGGATGTGCTCCCCCCCGAAGCTGATAGCAGCATCATGATGCTGACGTCGG ACCAAAAGCCAGATGTGATGTATGCTGACATTGGTGGTATGGACATTCAGAAGCAGGAAGTTCGAGAAGCTGTAGAGTTGCCACTCACACACTTTGAGCTCTACAAACAG ATTGGCATTGACCCACCCAGGGGTGTGCTTATGTACGGACCTCCGGGATGTGGTAAGACCATGTTGGCCAAGGCTGTGGCTCACCACACTACAG CTGCTTTCATCCGTGTTGTGGGCTCTGAGTTTGTTCAGAAGTATTTGGGTGAAGGCCCTCGTATGGTGCGTGATGTCTTCCGGCTGGCGAAGGAAAATGCACCTGCCATCATCTTTATTGATGAGATTGATGCCATCGCCACTAAGCGTTTTGATGCACAGACTGGAG CTGACAGGGAGGTGCAGCGAATCCTTCTTGAGCTGCTGAATCAGATGGACGGCTTTGACCAGAACGTCAATGTCAAG GTGATCATGGCCACCAACAGAGCCGACACGCTGGACCCGGCTCTGCTACGTCCTGGTCGTCTGGACAGAAAGATTGAGTTCCCCCTGCCCGACCGCAGGCAGAAACGTCTCGTTTTCTCCACCATCACCAGCAAAATGAATCTCTCTGAGGAGGTTGACCTGGAGGACT ATGTGGCAAGACCAGACAAGATCTCTGGAGCCGACATCAACTCCATCTGCCAGGAG GCTGGCATGTTGGCGGTCCGTGAGAACAGGTATATCGTCCTGGCCAAAGACTTTGAAAAGGCTTACAAAACCGTCATCAAAAAGGACGAGCAGGAGCACGAGTTCTACAagtag